A region of Clostridiisalibacter paucivorans DSM 22131 DNA encodes the following proteins:
- the meaB gene encoding methylmalonyl Co-A mutase-associated GTPase MeaB, with protein sequence MNIEKRILEGDKRACARLISMVENNEQQGIEIVKKLYKYTGKAHVIGITGPPGGGKSTLTDKLAKALRKRNKKVGIIAVDPTSPFSGGAILGDRVRMNDLATDSDVFIRSMGTRGHLGGLSKATYSAIKVLDIYGADYIFVETVGVGQSEVDIVKTVDTVVMVMVPGLGDDIQAIKAGVMEIGDLFVINKSDLDGASRTMMEIEMMLNMSQNKDEIPPVLKVVATQNKGIEELLDTIINHMDDMVAENLLEKRRFGNARVEIANLVEEEIMKMISKGSQLGEKLDHISKEVASRHKDPYTARDQILNLIKR encoded by the coding sequence TTGAACATAGAAAAAAGAATTTTAGAGGGGGATAAAAGAGCCTGTGCTAGACTTATTTCTATGGTAGAGAATAATGAACAACAGGGTATAGAGATAGTAAAAAAGCTTTATAAATATACAGGTAAAGCCCATGTAATAGGGATAACAGGTCCACCAGGAGGAGGTAAAAGCACCCTTACAGATAAATTAGCTAAGGCATTGAGAAAGAGAAATAAAAAGGTAGGAATAATAGCAGTAGATCCCACTAGCCCCTTTAGTGGAGGGGCAATATTGGGAGATAGGGTTCGCATGAATGATTTAGCCACTGATTCAGATGTATTCATAAGAAGTATGGGTACCAGGGGACATCTGGGAGGGCTGTCTAAAGCCACATATAGCGCGATAAAGGTATTAGATATATATGGGGCAGATTATATATTTGTTGAAACTGTAGGTGTGGGACAGTCTGAAGTGGATATAGTAAAGACTGTAGATACTGTAGTTATGGTTATGGTACCAGGACTAGGAGACGATATTCAAGCGATTAAAGCTGGAGTTATGGAGATAGGAGATTTATTTGTAATAAATAAAAGTGATCTTGATGGTGCATCTAGAACAATGATGGAGATAGAAATGATGCTAAATATGAGCCAAAATAAGGATGAAATTCCCCCTGTACTTAAAGTGGTTGCTACTCAAAATAAAGGAATAGAGGAATTATTGGATACAATAATAAACCATATGGACGATATGGTAGCAGAGAATTTATTAGAAAAGAGAAGATTTGGCAATGCTAGGGTCGAAATAGCTAATCTAGTGGAAGAAGAAATAATGAAGATGATATCTAAGGGTTCCCAATTGGGAGAAAAATTGGACCATATATCAAAGGAAGTAGCATCTAGACATAAGGATCCATATACAGCTAGGGATCAGATTTTAAATCTTATAAAAAGATGA
- a CDS encoding cobalamin B12-binding domain-containing protein, protein MDRPIRVLVAKPGLDGHDRGAKVIARALRDGGMEVIYTGLRQTPEQIVAAAIQEDVDVVAMSILSGAHNHLFPKVVDLLEKENAEDILVIGGGVIPEDDIPELKKVGIKAIFTPGTPTTDVIEFIKSQIKN, encoded by the coding sequence ATGGATAGACCTATAAGAGTATTAGTTGCAAAACCTGGACTAGATGGACATGATAGAGGTGCAAAAGTGATAGCTAGAGCACTTAGAGATGGAGGTATGGAGGTTATATATACTGGTCTTAGACAGACCCCAGAACAGATAGTAGCAGCAGCAATACAAGAAGATGTTGATGTAGTAGCTATGAGTATATTATCAGGAGCACATAATCATTTATTTCCAAAGGTAGTAGATTTACTTGAAAAAGAAAATGCTGAAGATATCTTGGTAATAGGTGGAGGGGTAATTCCTGAAGATGATATTCCAGAACTTAAAAAGGTTGGTATAAAGGCCATTTTCACACCGGGAACTCCTACAACTGATGTTATAGAATTTATAAAGTCCCAAATTAAGAATTGA
- the mce gene encoding methylmalonyl-CoA epimerase gives MVTKIDHIGIAVKDLNESLKFYEDVLGLKAEGTEVVEEQKVKVAFLPLGDSEVELLESTEEDGPIAKYIAKKGEGIQHIAYRVDDIEKAIEDMKKKGIRMIDEKPRYGAGGAKIAFLHPKSTHGVLVELCERK, from the coding sequence GTGGTCACTAAAATAGATCATATAGGTATAGCAGTTAAAGATTTAAATGAAAGTCTTAAATTTTATGAAGATGTATTGGGACTTAAAGCTGAAGGCACAGAGGTTGTGGAAGAGCAAAAGGTTAAGGTAGCTTTTTTACCATTGGGAGATAGCGAAGTAGAATTGTTGGAGTCAACAGAAGAAGATGGTCCAATAGCTAAATATATAGCAAAAAAAGGAGAAGGGATACAACATATAGCATATAGAGTTGATGATATTGAGAAGGCCATAGAAGATATGAAGAAAAAAGGGATAAGGATGATAGATGAAAAACCTAGATATGGAGCAGGTGGAGCCAAAATAGCTTTTTTACATCCTAAAAGTACCCATGGTGTTTTAGTAGAATTGTGTGAAAGAAAATAA